TGGGATCATTAACACTTAATACTTCCACGATATAGGGAATAATTTTTGCCCATATAGCCATGTCCATCCAGATATGAGGATCAATCTGCCCTTGACTATAAATAACTAAGGAGGGGTAATCTTTAATTATCTTATTTCCTAAACCCACTGCCTTTTTATTACTTTCTAAGAATCTTTGTAAGCTGGGTCCATGTTCTAAACCTAATCCATTGTAAAACACCACATCTGCATAAGCTAACTTTTCATCATCCCCTTTCACAAGCTGATAAGTATGTGGGTCTAGATCCCCTCTCATTAGAGTTAAATTATCGATATATTCTCCCCCTACTTGTTGCACGATATCGCCGATCATGGCAATGGTCGATAAAGCTTTAATTTTACCGTTCTTTAAACCAAAGCCCTCTCTTTCTATACGACGATGCTGGTCCTCAGAGGTGCAAGCTACCATTAGAAACACACTCATCCATAGGCACATTTGTAGCCACAATTTCATGAATTTTGCTCCTCAGCCATTTGGCGCAAAAAACTAAAGGTATAGAGGCCTTGATTGCAACCAGACGTAAAATAAATGCGTAAAGCGTAATGTCCTACCCTTTCAATCGTAGAGGCTCGTAGCTCGTCAGTATGAGTTTTTTCATCCCCTACTTTGTTCTCTACGTTTTTTTCTATGCATCCAGCACAAGGACAACGACGTTGCAAATCAGACAAATAGAAGTCTGCCATTAAGCCATCGCTCCATTGCAGAGTAAAAGTAGCAGGATCTTTTTGAAAAAATTTTTCCACTCCCAAAGTTGTACTCTTATTTATTGCTGCCAATTGCTCCATCATTTTTTTTGCTAAATTTATAAAAGTCTTACTAATCGCTTGAGCTGCTAGGGTCTTTTCCTCAAAAAATGAATTTCCTTTATCGCCACTATGGGAAATTTCAGCGCTTATTGGAATTTGGGCTAGAAGAGAAAAGCCTGCTTCTTTAGCTAAACGCCCCCCTCCCCCTTGACCAAAAGGATAAACAGGTTTTAAATTGGGGGTGATCTGATAATAACTCATGTTTTCTATAACACCTAGAATAGGAATTTTCATTTGATAAAACAGGTCCATTGCTTTTCTTACATCCATTAACGCCACTTCTTGGGGAGTTGTCACCAAGATTGCAGCATTCAATTGAGCGTTTTGGCTCAAGGTTAGTTGAATGTCACCCGTTCCCGGTGGAAAGTCAATTAATAAAAAATCTATTTCTCCCCAATCTACATTTTTAATGAATTGTTGAACAATAGTGTTAGCTATGGGAGCACGAATGGCTGCAGCTTCATCGTCGCGCCTAAAATAAGCCATAGATATAACCTTAATTCCCTGGCATATAGCTGGTAGAATACGTTCATCGCATTGCTCTGGCATCTTATCTTCAGGTAACATGCGACGGATAGAAGGACCGTAAATATCGGCATCTAGTATCCCTACCTTAAAGCCTAAATCTTTTAAAGCCCTTGCCAGATTCACCGTGACACATGATTTTCCTACTCCACCTTTCCCCGCAGCAATGCCAATAATAGCATGCGCAAGAGTTGCCGAAGCTTCAAAAGCAACTGGAAACATAGGTAGTGGCATGATTGCACCTAGCATATAAGGTTTTACAGACAAAGGAAGTCGCTAGCCATTCTTTAAAAGCCTATAGTACTAAATGAACAGATTACCTTCAAACGTTTAAAAAAACATATTCTTACTCTACTATTATTTGTGCGGGTAGTAATGAGGCAGAAATTATATGTTTATGAATAAATTTTAGGTTGCACAAAATTCATATAAATCTATAATTTTCATTAGTAAATAAAGAAATCAATACTTTTCCTCTTCCCGCTTCACTACAAACAAAGTTTAGGAAAACTCAAGGTTTCGGAACGCAATAAAAAACAGCGTTATTTATAACTCTAACGAAAATAAAAATTAAGTAGGTATATCAATGAGTACAAGCTCAAAATCCGATTCAAAACAATTGGAAAGTCTTATTCAAACGGCTGTTAAGAAATTAGGTGCCAAGAAAGAAAATGATATTTGTCGCTACATTCCTTCTTCAACAGGTGGTTATATCCATCATTTTACCATGCGCAAAATGAAGACAGAAGATCCTGAACAGCTCACTGATATGATTTTAAAATACATTATTAATGTCGATAAGCCCTCGCCTGTAACACCCAAGCAGCGAGCTGCTAGAGGCTCACGCAAGCGTAGAGACCAAATTCTATTTTCCAAGCAGGACATTGAACGCATGCTGAACATGGCCCGTTTAGCAGGTGATAAAGAAATGATTCGTAAACTCACTCCAAAAAAAGACTTACGTTCTATCAAAAGAGAGCTCATTGCATCCATTAGGCACGGTAAAGTGGAGCAAGACCTTTGGACATCTTATGTTGAAGCCATCAGCTTGAACAATAATCTTGCTGCCTCTGCCAACTCCTTGGCCCCTCAATAT
The DNA window shown above is from Neochlamydia sp. AcF84 and carries:
- a CDS encoding P-loop NTPase, translating into MPLPMFPVAFEASATLAHAIIGIAAGKGGVGKSCVTVNLARALKDLGFKVGILDADIYGPSIRRMLPEDKMPEQCDERILPAICQGIKVISMAYFRRDDEAAAIRAPIANTIVQQFIKNVDWGEIDFLLIDFPPGTGDIQLTLSQNAQLNAAILVTTPQEVALMDVRKAMDLFYQMKIPILGVIENMSYYQITPNLKPVYPFGQGGGGRLAKEAGFSLLAQIPISAEISHSGDKGNSFFEEKTLAAQAISKTFINLAKKMMEQLAAINKSTTLGVEKFFQKDPATFTLQWSDGLMADFYLSDLQRRCPCAGCIEKNVENKVGDEKTHTDELRASTIERVGHYALRIYFTSGCNQGLYTFSFLRQMAEEQNS